In Porphyromonas cangingivalis, a genomic segment contains:
- a CDS encoding BACON domain-containing protein: MKHLLKYIIALVGLLTMGLSGCTRDILLDEENSAELSLSQKEVVLNNSNREIDINVTTKGSWNCITSSDWLECTKSENKIHLKAKVNHTEYERVATVIVTMGLVTEQVLVKQTTSTDNPNGSIYTSKTEFQIDQWGSRFVIPVYTNSKNWVVLSSDDWVTARSNIVKGEIQVTVAETEERPDRSASILVRDVNTGDNFAVKITQKGIMFIILPYLEFGTSIDPLIDFEVARKSTVVGIPGDNSGAYGAINKDMCKFVTKSKLFTRMEYRFVDDKMTQAYAYSNLYQLESVYDEFVDFLIEHGFVPDEGSGRFFNKKMEMMAELKLSYNSEDVHILYTYLPNQKEAFPTFEELPGRLSNVPGWVDYDKDKIYEWETANGGVTTKKDGVVSTFSKTRTIYYTSTEPLAPEKSTYTLKASADDQGREKITGLSLKFRASDTNKFFWEKDGIYYLTDEFMQLCTKSKMKYLGKSGEGHIFNNPETGNSYNIKVVMESGKASVTMSVTP, encoded by the coding sequence ATGAAACATTTACTTAAATACATCATAGCCCTGGTTGGTCTACTTACCATGGGGTTATCCGGTTGCACGAGAGACATACTTTTGGATGAGGAGAATTCTGCAGAACTCTCTCTGTCCCAAAAAGAAGTAGTTCTCAACAATAGCAATAGAGAGATCGACATCAATGTGACAACTAAAGGCTCATGGAACTGTATCACATCCTCAGACTGGCTCGAGTGTACAAAATCTGAAAACAAGATCCACTTGAAGGCGAAAGTCAATCACACAGAATACGAACGTGTGGCCACAGTCATCGTCACCATGGGTTTAGTCACAGAGCAAGTCCTTGTAAAACAGACTACGAGTACCGACAACCCCAATGGGTCAATTTACACAAGCAAAACAGAGTTTCAGATAGATCAATGGGGATCAAGATTTGTGATACCCGTGTATACCAATAGTAAGAACTGGGTGGTCTTATCTTCCGATGACTGGGTGACAGCACGTTCCAACATTGTCAAGGGTGAGATCCAAGTCACGGTAGCAGAAACAGAAGAACGCCCTGACAGATCTGCGAGTATATTAGTCAGAGATGTCAATACCGGAGACAATTTTGCAGTGAAGATTACTCAAAAAGGGATCATGTTCATCATTCTGCCATACTTGGAGTTTGGGACAAGCATAGACCCTCTCATAGACTTTGAGGTAGCTCGTAAGAGTACCGTCGTCGGGATACCCGGAGACAACTCAGGTGCTTATGGGGCTATCAATAAGGACATGTGTAAGTTTGTAACCAAGAGTAAACTCTTCACTCGTATGGAATATCGCTTCGTCGATGACAAGATGACTCAAGCCTATGCTTACAGTAATCTTTATCAGCTGGAGAGTGTATATGATGAATTTGTGGACTTTCTGATTGAGCATGGCTTTGTACCAGATGAAGGATCGGGGAGGTTCTTTAATAAGAAAATGGAGATGATGGCCGAGCTGAAGCTAAGTTACAACAGTGAGGACGTCCACATCCTGTACACTTACCTCCCTAATCAGAAGGAAGCATTTCCTACATTTGAGGAGCTACCCGGTCGTCTCTCCAATGTTCCTGGATGGGTTGACTATGACAAGGATAAAATTTATGAATGGGAAACAGCCAATGGTGGTGTCACAACCAAAAAGGATGGTGTGGTGAGTACATTCTCCAAGACTCGCACCATATATTACACATCTACCGAACCACTTGCGCCTGAAAAAAGCACCTATACTCTCAAAGCATCTGCCGATGATCAAGGACGAGAAAAGATCACAGGACTTTCACTCAAGTTCAGAGCAAGCGACACAAATAAGTTCTTCTGGGAGAAGGACGGCATTTACTATCTCACGGATGAATTTATGCAACTATGCACCAAATCCAAAATGAAATATCTGGGAAAAAGCGGAGAAGGACATATCTTCAATAACCCGGAGACCGGCAACTCATACAACATAAAAGTGGTAATGGAGTCAGGGAAGGCATCCGTCACAATGAGTGTTACACCATAA
- a CDS encoding S8 family serine peptidase: MNKKYILLTLLGVSMTLGGCRQDDLDLPVQDPEQLAIETIVDNTEETLPNVIRVRFSEVEGERIEHLLQEQRESANKSETHSIPILEEIKATHMERVFPHAGKYEERTRRAGLHLWYDITLENEGSEAELMAARDRAMALIEKSSGVTATELVYTPKIPQTKAVKFEMGQVRSLRSATTLPMNDPMLPGQWHYHNDGSLIRSKVGADINLFEAWKNESGKSEVIVSIVDGGIDVKHEDLKDNMYINEAELNGVKGKDDDGNGHVDDIYGYNFYLREGTINPVDHGTHVAGTVAARNNNGIGVCGVAGGNGEIGSGVKLMSCQTFDVDPRDKKLKGSGFAQAIKYGADNGAVISQNSWGTPGSTRIPLSTKEAIDYFIKNAGCDEQGNQLPNSPMKGGVVIFAAGNEGTDYMAAPASYSKVVSVSAMSTDFRVSPYSNRGDWISIMAPGGDIYQHRGQVLSTLPNNEYGYMQGTSMACPHVSGIAALIVSKFGGQGFTADELIKRLKTAISAVDINVMNPEYAGRLGIGYIDAAAAISGKVSTTAPEIVRWDKVTSAHTGLDLTWYVAADADDQKAFGYNIYVDKEPLSKEKFVKVHKVTVPKPAAKIGDIISYQLKGLKPDTHYYLAIEAYDRWGNVSEPIFEEGKTLSNHNPVITVPDHQAIRLSDNDSYDLKLSVSDPDGHKWTHKIEGPSHGVTVERVNDQLKLHFRVVVTQGSYKVKIVVTDELGGRAEKDIEFEIYQNMAPKQIKSFEKAYLPISRNPLKIDLSTYFSDANKDILKYTVRNIGTSNATAIIEDAIMTVSGTALGRTALEITATDPKGMQAKAIFEIEVVKDELVHVIYPIPVSATLNIRFASHLRQAFVQIFTLSGEEALSRTIALPEGQPVSQLDVRSLSTGTYILRVDAEGKEYRQSFIKR; encoded by the coding sequence ATGAACAAAAAATATATTCTCTTGACACTGCTTGGAGTTTCGATGACTCTGGGTGGTTGTCGTCAGGACGATCTAGATCTTCCGGTTCAAGATCCGGAACAATTGGCAATAGAAACAATTGTGGACAATACCGAAGAAACATTACCCAATGTAATTCGTGTTCGCTTCTCTGAAGTAGAAGGAGAAAGGATAGAACATCTGCTCCAAGAACAACGAGAGTCTGCAAACAAGTCGGAAACTCACTCTATACCAATACTTGAGGAGATCAAAGCTACGCATATGGAGCGAGTTTTTCCTCATGCGGGAAAATATGAGGAACGTACCAGACGTGCCGGGTTGCATCTTTGGTATGATATCACTCTCGAGAATGAAGGCTCGGAAGCCGAACTCATGGCTGCGCGTGACAGAGCAATGGCATTGATTGAGAAGTCATCAGGTGTCACAGCTACAGAGCTTGTGTATACTCCCAAGATTCCTCAGACAAAGGCTGTAAAATTTGAGATGGGGCAAGTCAGAAGCTTGAGAAGTGCTACCACACTGCCGATGAATGATCCTATGCTACCCGGGCAATGGCACTATCATAACGATGGGAGCCTCATCAGATCCAAGGTCGGAGCCGATATCAATCTATTTGAAGCCTGGAAGAATGAGTCCGGGAAGTCAGAAGTGATCGTATCCATCGTGGACGGAGGTATCGATGTCAAGCACGAAGACCTCAAAGATAATATGTATATCAACGAGGCAGAGCTCAATGGAGTAAAAGGTAAAGACGATGATGGTAATGGGCATGTCGATGATATTTATGGCTATAACTTCTACCTTAGAGAAGGAACTATAAACCCGGTTGATCACGGGACACACGTAGCCGGGACTGTGGCTGCACGCAACAACAACGGCATCGGTGTATGTGGTGTGGCAGGCGGTAACGGTGAGATCGGCTCCGGAGTAAAGCTTATGTCCTGCCAGACATTTGATGTAGATCCCAGAGACAAGAAGTTGAAAGGTAGTGGATTTGCACAAGCCATTAAGTATGGGGCAGACAATGGAGCCGTAATCAGCCAAAACTCCTGGGGGACGCCAGGCTCAACAAGGATCCCGCTCTCCACCAAAGAAGCTATCGACTACTTCATCAAGAATGCCGGATGTGATGAGCAAGGCAATCAGTTACCTAACTCTCCGATGAAGGGTGGAGTAGTGATCTTTGCTGCGGGTAATGAAGGTACAGACTACATGGCCGCACCTGCCTCCTATAGCAAAGTAGTGTCTGTGTCTGCTATGAGTACAGACTTCCGAGTTTCTCCATATTCCAACCGCGGAGACTGGATAAGCATAATGGCTCCTGGTGGAGATATTTATCAACACAGAGGGCAAGTACTTAGCACACTTCCGAACAATGAATATGGTTACATGCAAGGCACCTCAATGGCTTGTCCTCATGTGTCTGGTATTGCAGCCCTGATTGTATCTAAGTTTGGGGGGCAGGGATTCACCGCGGACGAGCTAATCAAACGTCTCAAGACCGCCATTTCCGCCGTGGATATAAATGTGATGAACCCTGAGTATGCCGGACGTTTGGGCATAGGCTATATAGATGCTGCAGCAGCCATATCAGGAAAAGTATCCACCACTGCCCCTGAAATCGTTCGTTGGGACAAAGTCACTTCTGCTCATACAGGACTCGATCTGACTTGGTACGTAGCAGCAGATGCCGACGATCAAAAAGCATTTGGTTACAACATCTATGTGGACAAAGAGCCCTTGAGCAAAGAAAAGTTTGTCAAGGTGCATAAAGTAACAGTCCCCAAGCCCGCAGCCAAGATAGGAGATATAATAAGTTATCAATTGAAAGGTCTCAAGCCTGATACTCACTACTACTTGGCTATCGAAGCATACGACAGATGGGGTAACGTCAGCGAACCGATCTTCGAGGAGGGAAAAACTCTATCCAATCACAATCCTGTGATTACGGTCCCCGATCATCAGGCGATCCGTCTCTCCGACAATGATAGTTATGACCTCAAGCTATCCGTATCTGACCCTGACGGGCACAAATGGACTCATAAAATCGAAGGACCGTCACATGGAGTGACTGTAGAGCGCGTGAACGATCAACTCAAGCTACATTTCCGAGTTGTCGTCACACAAGGCTCATATAAGGTCAAGATTGTTGTTACTGATGAACTCGGAGGCAGAGCAGAGAAAGATATTGAGTTTGAAATATATCAAAACATGGCACCTAAGCAGATTAAATCATTTGAAAAAGCTTATCTGCCTATATCCCGAAATCCTCTGAAGATAGATCTCAGCACTTACTTCTCTGATGCAAACAAGGATATCCTCAAGTACACAGTGCGCAATATCGGTACAAGCAATGCAACAGCCATCATAGAAGATGCCATCATGACTGTCAGTGGGACAGCCCTTGGACGTACCGCTCTGGAGATTACTGCAACAGACCCCAAGGGGATGCAAGCTAAAGCCATTTTCGAGATAGAAGTGGTCAAAGACGAGCTGGTACATGTTATTTATCCGATACCGGTCAGCGCTACGTTAAACATACGTTTTGCCTCACACTTGCGTCAGGCTTTCGTTCAAATCTTCACATTATCAGGAGAAGAAGCATTGAGTCGTACAATAGCACTTCCGGAAGGCCAACCAGTCTCTCAACTAGATGTTCGTAGCTTGTCTACGGGCACTTATATCTTGCGAGTAGACGCAGAGGGTAAAGAATATCGTCAATCATTCATCAAACGCTAA
- a CDS encoding BACON domain-containing protein codes for MKYYLIVALILATSLCTTSCRDEQVSPPKQDTELIVSQDGLLTLQATATEHRISVQTNIEGWTCISKASWLQVKASGREMVLSASANISPASRETKVQVIAADQVYSFDVEQRGTSATLELSNQPDMIDQRGAEILVDVNTNVSTWFVESSETWVEAIPKYTDDQILLKIIANDTRYDRNATITVTETTSGIKQGFQVVQKGMIYHILPFTNYEGSKEELIEFETNRKSKLIQRPTEYNPVYKFETISPLFRNIVYTVDIDETITSSQVFFDARKMASDDDKKDFYKYLSNEGFDHEGNDIYYSTKHQSEAELKSNHVLYTYYPIEKGVIQPIDALPLEDIELNVTTIDQIKKSQSDMGREYVASLSKEGRRLVFRSSDDGKEELHVYYFASSGTLIEAIHYYENIPKYMYTADNLKTYLTRELRKAIRKDKFNFIYYSEVKLRYGYVSSDNKTEMIIEQVKHPYPEKGKESPKMLKIKFQVNRKV; via the coding sequence ATGAAATATTATCTGATAGTGGCTCTTATCTTAGCCACATCTCTATGTACCACTTCGTGTAGAGACGAGCAGGTGTCTCCTCCAAAGCAAGATACTGAATTGATCGTATCTCAAGATGGACTTCTGACACTTCAGGCAACTGCGACTGAGCATCGCATCTCTGTACAAACTAACATAGAAGGGTGGACCTGCATATCCAAAGCCTCTTGGCTACAAGTAAAGGCATCAGGACGTGAAATGGTACTATCCGCTTCGGCCAACATCAGCCCAGCCTCTAGAGAAACGAAGGTACAAGTTATCGCTGCTGATCAAGTGTACAGCTTCGACGTGGAACAACGTGGAACATCAGCGACTTTGGAGCTAAGCAATCAGCCCGATATGATTGATCAGCGAGGAGCAGAGATATTGGTAGATGTCAATACCAATGTAAGCACATGGTTCGTGGAGTCGAGTGAGACTTGGGTTGAGGCCATCCCAAAATATACAGACGATCAGATCTTACTCAAGATTATCGCGAATGACACTCGATACGATAGAAATGCTACTATCACTGTCACAGAGACTACATCCGGTATCAAGCAGGGATTTCAGGTTGTACAGAAAGGTATGATCTATCATATCCTTCCGTTTACAAACTATGAAGGTAGCAAGGAAGAACTTATAGAGTTCGAAACCAATCGTAAGAGTAAACTCATACAAAGACCTACGGAGTACAACCCGGTGTACAAGTTCGAGACGATCAGTCCGCTTTTCCGTAACATAGTATATACAGTAGATATAGACGAGACTATCACGAGTAGTCAGGTATTTTTCGATGCCAGGAAGATGGCTTCCGATGATGACAAGAAAGACTTCTACAAGTATCTGTCGAATGAAGGATTCGATCACGAAGGTAATGATATTTATTACTCAACAAAACACCAATCAGAGGCAGAGCTTAAATCCAACCATGTCCTTTATACATATTATCCTATAGAAAAGGGAGTCATACAGCCGATTGATGCCCTGCCACTGGAAGATATAGAGCTCAATGTCACAACAATAGATCAAATCAAGAAGTCTCAAAGTGACATGGGTAGAGAGTATGTAGCAAGTCTGTCAAAGGAAGGAAGAAGACTTGTATTTCGCTCTTCCGATGATGGTAAAGAAGAGCTACATGTATACTACTTTGCTTCCTCAGGGACATTGATTGAGGCTATTCATTACTATGAAAACATACCTAAATACATGTACACCGCAGACAACCTGAAAACTTACCTCACAAGAGAATTACGTAAGGCTATTCGTAAGGATAAGTTTAACTTCATCTATTACTCAGAGGTCAAGCTCAGATATGGCTACGTATCTTCGGATAATAAGACCGAAATGATCATAGAGCAAGTAAAGCACCCATATCCTGAAAAAGGGAAAGAATCTCCTAAGATGCTGAAGATCAAGTTTCAAGTTAATCGCAAAGTCTAA
- a CDS encoding PorV/PorQ family protein has translation MIKKFILLCLGLYALGTTLSAQTQTLPILGMGNDMRSAGMAGVNPIHSIHSSFYSTPTSLLYGTRSLRFSYQIGVRPHTDAHRITYHQASAGYRLDQYQGFYLGWRYLGGMEVPYINAQGVTRGSIHPRDWAVDLGYTRLFGESFSGWGRIGYLQSYNSVTADVVTASLGADYRRLGFSDNFGDFMLGFSVENFGSNVKYAKSGESFKQPTLARLGSSVTILKGRNLTFGAGIRYLFTGNEDKRLIYNFGGEVCPGKILSIRSGYILSPYGNILTLGLGLNYKGISLDGAYDKHKLNEFNMIRLGLTWSL, from the coding sequence ATGATAAAGAAATTCATATTGTTATGTCTGGGTCTCTACGCTTTGGGCACGACATTAAGTGCTCAGACACAAACCCTTCCCATTTTGGGCATGGGAAATGATATGCGCTCGGCTGGTATGGCCGGAGTAAATCCTATCCACAGCATTCATAGTAGCTTCTATTCAACCCCAACCAGCCTATTGTATGGTACCAGAAGTTTACGGTTCAGCTATCAGATAGGAGTCCGCCCTCATACAGATGCTCATCGCATCACATATCACCAAGCTTCAGCGGGATATCGCTTGGATCAATACCAAGGGTTTTACTTAGGTTGGCGTTACTTAGGAGGTATGGAGGTACCTTATATCAATGCCCAAGGTGTCACACGTGGAAGCATCCATCCACGAGACTGGGCCGTGGATTTAGGTTATACCCGTCTTTTTGGAGAGAGTTTTTCCGGTTGGGGACGTATAGGGTATCTACAATCTTACAACTCGGTGACAGCTGATGTTGTGACAGCATCTCTGGGGGCTGACTATCGTAGGCTCGGTTTTTCTGACAACTTTGGAGACTTCATGTTAGGTTTCTCTGTGGAGAATTTTGGCTCTAACGTGAAGTATGCAAAGTCTGGAGAGAGCTTCAAGCAACCCACACTCGCTAGACTTGGAAGTAGTGTAACTATCTTGAAAGGACGCAATCTCACCTTTGGAGCAGGTATCCGATATTTGTTTACAGGTAACGAAGACAAAAGGTTGATCTATAATTTCGGAGGAGAAGTATGTCCTGGAAAGATATTAAGTATTCGCAGTGGTTACATATTGTCTCCTTATGGCAATATATTGACCTTGGGGTTAGGCCTCAACTATAAAGGTATCTCACTAGATGGGGCCTATGACAAGCACAAGCTTAATGAATTTAATATGATTCGTTTAGGGCTTACTTGGTCCTTGTAG